The Clostridiales bacterium FE2011 sequence GTGTACGGCGTCGGGGCACGGGACCTGGGCGAACGCCTTGCCATCCGGGAAAAGCGCAGGAAGCGCATAGAGAAAATAAAAGGAAAGCTCGGCATCGCACACGCGGCAGCAGAAGGAATGCCGAAAGAGGAACAAGAAACTGCAGCATGATCCGTAATATCGTTTTTGACATGGGAAACGTAGTGATCCAGTTTGACCCGAAAAGTTTTATAGACAGGGAAGGCATCCTGGATCCTGAAGACAGAAAAATTGTTATGAATGAACTTTTCCTCTCTGTGGAATGGGCGCAGATGGACGCGGGAACGCTGACGGAAGAAACCGCTGAACCGCTGATCCTTCCCAGATTTCCAGAGAGGCTGAGGGGAAAAGTAAGGAACCTTCTTTATAACTGGTCCTATCCGAGGGATATGATTCCCGGTATGGAAGACCTTATCAAACGACTGAAAGAGGCCGGATACCGGATCTACCTCCTGAGCAACGCGAGTTCCGCACAGCATGAATACTGGCCGAAGTATCCGGTGAGCGGATATTTTGACGGGAAAATGATCTCCTGGGATGTGAAAACGGTCAAGCCCAATCCGGAAATATACAGGCTTTTCACAGAAAAGTTTTCTCTGAAGCCGGAAGAATGCCTGTTTACGGACGACTCTTCAGCCAACGTGGCCGCAGCCATTGCATGCGGCTGGAAAGGGATCGTTTTCCACGGGGAAGCGGATGAACTGGAGCAGAAAATGAGGGAGTCCGGCATCCGGATCTGACAATATCCCTGAAAACCCCGAAAATAAATGAAGTCAGGCAAAGAAAATGCTTGACTTCATTTGCTGTTTGACGTAAAATAGCGTTTGGCAATCAATAGCTCCGCTAGCCCCGGTAGCCATTGACTCAATCCGAACATGCGACCATCATGTGAGGAAACACTTCAACCATCAACCCAAGGAGGAAGTACTTTGAAGACATTTATTCCTAAGGCTGCTGACATCGACCGCAAATGGTACGTTGTCGACGCGGACGGGATGGTTCTGGGCCGGCTGGCCAGCCAGGTTGCCAACATCCTTCGCGGCAAGAACAAGCCGATTTATACCCCCAATATGGATACCGGTGATTATGTTATCATCATCAACGCTTCCAAGGCTATCCTGACCGGCAAGAAGCTGGATCAGAAGATCTACTATCATCACAGCGGTTATGCCGGCGGTCTGAAAGAGACCAAGTATCGCAAGCTGATGGCCGAAAAGCCCGAGTTTGCCGTTCGCCGCGCTGTCGTGGGCATGCTGCCCAAGGGACCCCTGGGACGCCAGATGGCCCGGAAGCTTAAGGTTTATGCCGGAGCCGAGCATGAGCAGGCTGCTCAGAAGCCTGAAGTGCTGGATCTGAAGTGACGCGGAAAGGAGTAAAAGAGAATGGCTAAGGTAGAATTCAATGCGGTTGGTCGCCGTAAGAAAGCCGTTGCCCGCGTCCGTCTGGTTGCCGGCGATGGAAAGATCACGATCAACAAGCGTGATATTGATCAGTATTTCGGTCTGGAAACCCTGAAGATGACTGTTCGTCAGCCCCTGACCCTGACAAACACCGGCAGCTTCGATGTGCTGGTGAACGTCAACGGCGGCGGTCTGACCGGTCAGGCCGGTGCAATCCGTCACGGTATCAGCCGTGCCCTTTGCAAGGCTGATCCGGAACTGCGCGGTGCCCTGAAGAAGGCCGGCCTGCTGACCCGCGATCCTCGTATGAAGGAGCGC is a genomic window containing:
- the rplM gene encoding 50S ribosomal protein L13, with the protein product MRPSCEETLQPSTQGGSTLKTFIPKAADIDRKWYVVDADGMVLGRLASQVANILRGKNKPIYTPNMDTGDYVIIINASKAILTGKKLDQKIYYHHSGYAGGLKETKYRKLMAEKPEFAVRRAVVGMLPKGPLGRQMARKLKVYAGAEHEQAAQKPEVLDLK
- the rpsI gene encoding 30S ribosomal protein S9 — encoded protein: MAKVEFNAVGRRKKAVARVRLVAGDGKITINKRDIDQYFGLETLKMTVRQPLTLTNTGSFDVLVNVNGGGLTGQAGAIRHGISRALCKADPELRGALKKAGLLTRDPRMKERKKYGLKAARRAPQFSKR
- a CDS encoding HAD family phosphatase, which translates into the protein MIRNIVFDMGNVVIQFDPKSFIDREGILDPEDRKIVMNELFLSVEWAQMDAGTLTEETAEPLILPRFPERLRGKVRNLLYNWSYPRDMIPGMEDLIKRLKEAGYRIYLLSNASSAQHEYWPKYPVSGYFDGKMISWDVKTVKPNPEIYRLFTEKFSLKPEECLFTDDSSANVAAAIACGWKGIVFHGEADELEQKMRESGIRI